The following coding sequences lie in one Monomorium pharaonis isolate MP-MQ-018 chromosome 1, ASM1337386v2, whole genome shotgun sequence genomic window:
- the LOC105829310 gene encoding protein cortex, producing the protein MCIKGSFFFIKVIPRKWLLASTPLDKCEAGDNPEPEQCNAQKFQHPNCIKIETCPLISKHTYPGDRFLSSRRGFSVDMAHYLLTKDDTTKKDDIHILDVCKEVESLDTTYRRKALRAIMIEWSLMPELDRGKILRFSGSMTRPQNPPYPEYEKKGNWKCLPRKKTLIGSADRMLCMPDTVSVLNDKAVDWNCHELIAVSDCNLLTIYYNNGEKITTITTTGTDPDNPNTKITDLKWSNDGDKLTISLFVPVVRLSSLMLYDLRKAKISWTVYCKCWIPIENKGCVMRCICWSANDHQIVTGCSGKISVYEADTGKLLNRKRVHESDILTLSFSPNFKYLVSSARDKIVRLFTWPEFTPCFNIKFYKPVKAVAWHPQVSGLLCIGGRKNGSLSLWNVNKCAMTAFVRTKFDGRVENLAWNKLSGELVVHWTYKEEDNRYTIVAVLASFNRIVDVLSLDKETKLSFLKFNATHKQLMLCSGETPALRVTHARIRVM; encoded by the exons ATGTGTATAAagggttcttttttttttatcaaggtTATTCCACGAAAGTGGCTCTTGGCGTCTACTCCGCTAGATAAGTGCGAGGCCGGCGACAATCCAGAGCCAGAGCAATGCAACGCGCAGAAATTTCAGCATCCGAACTGCATAAAAATCGAAACGTGTCCCTTGATATCGAAGCACACTTATCCGGGAGACAGATTCTTGTCGTCCCGGCGTGGTTTTAGTGTCGATATGGCTCATTATCTGTTAACGAAAGATGATACGACGAAGAAGgatgatatacatatactagACGTTTGTAAAGAG gtcGAGTCGCTGGATACTACGTACCGACGTAAAGCCTTGCGTGCGATTATGATAGAGTGGAGTCTAATGCCAG AATTAGATCGGGGCAAGATTTTACGATTTAGTGGCTCGATGACGCGGCCACAAAATCCGCCGTATCCAGAATATGAGAAAAAGGGAAACTGGAAGTGTCTGCCGCGCAAAAAAACTCTGATAGGAAGTGCAGACAGGATGCTATGTATGCCCGATACCGTTTCTGTACTAA aTGATAAGGCAGTCGATTGGAATTGCCACGAGCTAATCGCCGTGAGTGACTGCAATTTGCTGACGATATATTACAACAATGGTGAGAAGATAACAACGATCACAACCACCGGTACGGATCCCGACAATCCAAATACTAAAATCACCGACCTTAAGTGGAGCAACGATG GTGATAAATTGACAATATCCCTCTTCGTTCCTGTTGTACGTCTATCGTCGCTCATGCTGTACGATTTGAGGAAAGCGAAGATCTCGTGGACCGTCTACTGTAAATGTTGGATTCCGATCGAAAATAAAGGCTGCGTTATGCGTTGCATCTGTTGGTCAGCTAACGATCATCAGATCGTCAC CGGATGTTCCGGAAAAATATCTGTATACGAGGCCGATACGGGCAAGTTGTTAAATAGGAAACGAGTGCATGAGTCTGACATCCTAACCCTGAGTTTCTCGCCGAATTTCAAATATCTCGTATCAAGCGCGCGGGATAAAATTGTTCGATTGTTCACCTGGCCGGAGTTCACTCCTTGtttcaatatcaaattttataaacctGTTAAG GCGGTCGCCTGGCACCCCCAAGTGTCCGGGTTGCTTTGCATAGGCGGAAGAAAGAACGGATCGTTGTCATTATGGAATGTCAACAAGTGCGCGATGACGGCCTTTGTGCGCACCAAGTTCGACGGTCGCGTGGAAAATCTCGCTTGGAATAAGTTAAGCGGTGAGTTGGTCGTACATTGGACATACAAAGAGGAGGACAACCGATACACCATCGTCGCGGTGCTCGCCAGTTTCAATCGGATCGTCGACGTGCTGTCACTGGATAAAGAGACGAAGCTCTCCTTCTTGAAGTTCAATGCCACGCATAAACAACTGA TGCTCTGCTCTGGAGAGACACCCGCCCTGCGAGTAACGCACGCGAGAATAAGGGTAATGTga